One stretch of Desulfocurvibacter africanus subsp. africanus DSM 2603 DNA includes these proteins:
- a CDS encoding efflux RND transporter permease subunit has protein sequence MVERIIEYSARHRFIVFLFVGALALAGWWSFLTMPKDALPDLSDTQVIVYTTWMGRSPDLIEDQITYPIVTALLSAPRVTVVRGVSDFGFSYVYVIFEEGTDIYWARSRILEYLSQLRGRLPAGVEPALGPDATGVGWVFQYALVDEENRYDLSQLRTIQDWYLRYQLASVEGVAEVASLGGFVRQYQVNLDPNKLAAYGLSIPQVIEAVRSANRETGGRVIEWGGTEFMVRGRGYVKSVEDIAAAPVSVTMQGVPIRLRDVATVTTGPDMRRGFADLNGTGDVVGGIVVMRFGENAQAVIARVKERLAEIEPTLPPGVKILTTYDRSSLINRAIRSISESLIEELIIISLLMVFFLWHLRSALVPIISLPLAVIISFIPMYFMNMGTNIMALGGIIVAIGDMVDAAIVMVENAVKRLTDAEASGQPHDRNEVLISSAKEVGPPIFASLIVMAVSFLPILTLEAQEGRLFKPLAFTKNFAIAIAAILAITLIPAMLSLFVRGKLLPEAKHPINRRLIALYRPVVRAALKWRWLTVGIALLLFALSVPLFLRMGSEFMPPLNEGTIFYMPITMPGISETEAQRLLQLQDKILMSFPEVELVSGKAGRAETSTDPAPFSMMETIVQLKPREQWRDVRIERPWLPRFLRSTADFLFGKQRKITWDELVEQMDAALKLPGQQNAWTMPIKARIDMLTTGIRTPVGIKVMGRDLREIDQLARHLEMLLVRVPGTRSVFAERVLGGYYLDIAVDREEAARYGLSVAEVQMAVENAIGGENIDTTIMGRERYPVSVRYHRDFRSEMPDLGRVLVRAMNGAQIPLAQVATISRVPGPAMIRDEDGQLAAYVFVDVAGRDIGSYVTDAKAAVEGNIKMPAGYTIKWSGQYEFMERVKARLKVFVPLTLGIIFMLYYFTFGSVVETLLIMLSVPFALTGAIFLLSPDIGLGYNMSIAVWVGLIALAGVSAETVAIMLSYLDEAWKRRVEAGRMKDKSDLREAIMEGSVLRVRPMLMTALANIFGLMPVMVSTGTGADVMKRIAAPMVG, from the coding sequence ATGGTCGAGCGCATCATCGAATACAGCGCCAGGCACCGCTTCATCGTCTTCCTCTTCGTGGGAGCGCTTGCGCTCGCCGGCTGGTGGTCCTTCCTGACAATGCCCAAGGATGCCCTGCCCGACCTCTCAGACACCCAGGTCATCGTCTACACCACCTGGATGGGGCGCAGCCCCGACCTCATAGAAGACCAGATCACCTATCCCATCGTAACGGCGCTTCTGTCGGCTCCGCGGGTCACTGTCGTGCGCGGAGTATCCGACTTCGGCTTCTCCTACGTCTATGTCATCTTTGAGGAAGGCACCGACATCTACTGGGCCCGCAGCCGAATCCTGGAATACTTAAGCCAGCTCCGGGGACGGCTGCCCGCCGGGGTCGAACCGGCCCTGGGGCCCGATGCCACGGGTGTGGGCTGGGTCTTTCAGTATGCCCTTGTCGATGAAGAGAACCGCTACGATCTCTCGCAGCTGCGCACCATTCAGGATTGGTACCTGCGCTATCAGTTGGCGAGCGTCGAGGGAGTCGCGGAGGTGGCTTCGCTCGGCGGCTTCGTGCGCCAGTACCAGGTCAATCTCGACCCCAATAAGCTTGCCGCCTATGGCCTCTCTATCCCGCAAGTAATCGAGGCGGTGCGCTCGGCCAACCGCGAGACGGGTGGGCGTGTCATTGAGTGGGGGGGAACCGAATTCATGGTCCGCGGCCGCGGCTACGTGAAGTCGGTCGAGGACATTGCCGCCGCCCCCGTGAGCGTCACGATGCAGGGAGTGCCCATCCGTCTGCGCGACGTGGCTACCGTCACCACCGGGCCTGACATGCGCCGGGGCTTTGCCGACCTGAACGGGACCGGAGACGTCGTCGGCGGCATTGTGGTGATGCGCTTCGGCGAGAACGCCCAGGCGGTCATCGCCAGGGTCAAGGAGCGGCTGGCCGAGATCGAGCCCACGCTGCCTCCCGGGGTGAAGATCCTCACCACGTATGACCGCTCGTCCCTCATCAACCGCGCCATCCGCTCCATCAGCGAGAGCCTGATCGAAGAGCTGATCATCATCAGCCTGCTCATGGTCTTTTTCCTGTGGCATTTACGCTCGGCGCTCGTGCCCATCATCTCGCTCCCTCTCGCCGTCATCATCTCCTTCATCCCGATGTACTTCATGAACATGGGGACCAACATCATGGCCCTGGGCGGCATCATCGTGGCCATCGGCGACATGGTCGACGCGGCCATCGTCATGGTCGAGAACGCGGTCAAGCGCCTGACCGACGCGGAGGCATCCGGCCAGCCCCACGACCGCAACGAGGTCCTCATCTCCTCGGCCAAGGAGGTCGGCCCGCCCATCTTCGCCTCGCTTATAGTCATGGCCGTTTCCTTCCTGCCCATACTGACCCTGGAAGCCCAGGAAGGCCGGCTCTTCAAGCCGCTCGCCTTCACCAAGAACTTCGCCATCGCCATCGCCGCGATCCTGGCCATCACCCTCATTCCGGCCATGCTGAGCCTCTTTGTGCGCGGCAAGCTCCTGCCCGAGGCGAAGCACCCCATCAATCGGCGGCTCATCGCCCTCTACCGGCCGGTGGTGCGGGCCGCTCTCAAATGGCGCTGGCTGACGGTGGGCATCGCCCTGCTGCTCTTTGCTCTGAGCGTGCCCCTCTTCCTGCGCATGGGCTCGGAGTTCATGCCGCCCCTCAATGAGGGAACGATCTTCTATATGCCCATCACCATGCCGGGCATCTCGGAGACAGAGGCGCAGCGGCTCCTGCAACTCCAAGACAAGATCCTCATGAGCTTTCCGGAAGTCGAGCTGGTCAGCGGGAAAGCTGGCCGGGCCGAAACCTCCACCGATCCTGCTCCTTTCTCGATGATGGAGACCATCGTTCAGCTCAAGCCCCGGGAGCAGTGGCGAGACGTGCGCATCGAGCGCCCCTGGCTGCCTCGCTTCCTGCGGTCCACGGCCGACTTCCTCTTCGGCAAGCAACGCAAGATCACCTGGGATGAGCTGGTGGAGCAGATGGATGCCGCGCTGAAACTGCCTGGCCAGCAGAATGCCTGGACCATGCCCATCAAGGCGCGCATCGACATGCTCACCACGGGCATCCGCACTCCCGTGGGCATCAAGGTCATGGGGCGCGACCTGCGTGAGATCGATCAGCTTGCCCGCCATCTGGAGATGCTGCTGGTTAGGGTGCCGGGAACGCGCTCCGTCTTCGCCGAGCGGGTGCTCGGGGGCTATTACCTCGATATCGCGGTAGACCGCGAGGAGGCGGCCCGTTACGGGCTATCCGTGGCAGAGGTGCAAATGGCCGTGGAGAACGCCATCGGCGGCGAGAATATCGACACGACCATCATGGGCCGGGAGCGCTATCCGGTCAGCGTACGTTATCACCGCGATTTCCGCTCCGAGATGCCCGATCTTGGACGGGTGCTCGTGCGCGCCATGAACGGCGCGCAAATCCCCCTGGCCCAGGTCGCCACCATCAGCCGCGTGCCGGGTCCGGCCATGATCCGCGACGAAGACGGGCAGCTTGCCGCCTACGTCTTTGTCGACGTCGCGGGGCGCGACATCGGCTCATACGTGACCGACGCCAAGGCGGCCGTGGAGGGCAACATCAAAATGCCCGCCGGCTACACGATCAAGTGGAGCGGCCAGTACGAGTTCATGGAACGTGTGAAGGCGCGTCTGAAAGTCTTCGTGCCCTTGACCCTGGGCATCATTTTCATGCTGTACTACTTCACCTTCGGCTCGGTCGTGGAGACCCTCCTCATAATGCTCTCGGTGCCCTTTGCCCTGACCGGGGCCATATTCCTCCTCTCGCCGGACATCGGCCTGGGCTACAACATGTCGATTGCCGTGTGGGTGGGGCTCATTGCCTTGGCAGGTGTGTCGGCCGAGACGGTGGCCATCATGCTCTCCTACCTCGACGAGGCGTGGAAGAGGCGTGTTGAGGCTGGACGGATGAAGGACAAGAGCGACCTGCGCGAGGCCATCATGGAAGGCTCGGTGCTGCGGGTCCGCCCCATGCTCATGACGGCCCTGGCCAACATCTTCGGCCTTATGCCCGTCATGGTCAGCACCGGCACGGGGGCCGACGTTATGAAGCGCATAGCAGCCCCGATGGTGGGCG
- a CDS encoding efflux RND transporter permease subunit: MLSVPFALTGAIFLLSPDIGLGYNMSIAVWVGLIALAGVSAETVAIMLSYLDEAWKRRVEAGRMKDKSDLREAIMEGSVLRVRPMLMTALANIFGLMPVMVSTGTGADVMKRIAAPMVGGLASAVLLTLVLVPVLYSIWKERELKRMSGKG; encoded by the coding sequence ATGCTCTCGGTGCCCTTTGCCCTGACCGGGGCCATATTCCTCCTCTCGCCGGACATCGGCCTGGGCTACAACATGTCGATTGCCGTGTGGGTGGGGCTCATCGCCTTAGCGGGCGTGTCGGCCGAGACGGTGGCCATCATGCTCTCCTACCTCGACGAGGCATGGAAGCGGCGGGTCGAGGCAGGCCGGATGAAGGACAAGAGCGACCTGCGCGAGGCCATCATGGAAGGCTCGGTGCTGCGGGTTCGCCCCATGCTCATGACGGCCCTGGCCAACATCTTCGGCCTTATGCCCGTCATGGTCAGCACCGGCACAGGGGCAGACGTCATGAAGCGCATAGCAGCCCCGATGGTGGGCGGACTGGCCTCGGCGGTGCTGCTGACCCTCGTCTTGGTGCCGGTGCTTTACAGCATATGGAAGGAGCGTGAACTCAAGCGGATGAGCGGAAAAGGCTAA
- a CDS encoding EF-hand domain-containing protein, which yields MKKSMVTIAILASLALAGTAFAGMGGGHGGGGHGDGNSSGGMSSHDGNSGGMGGGHGSGKQGGDMSVTGAGRMSGHMDNAMSGNRGDGQGQRANFHQADRNRDGALDRNEFHGSRVGKNGFEAMDQNHDGRVDAQEWSDAHEAKAGKTF from the coding sequence ATGAAGAAGAGCATGGTAACCATCGCCATATTAGCATCCTTGGCCCTCGCAGGAACCGCATTCGCGGGCATGGGCGGCGGACATGGTGGGGGAGGTCACGGAGACGGCAACAGCAGTGGCGGCATGAGCAGCCATGATGGCAACTCCGGGGGCATGGGAGGTGGTCACGGGAGCGGCAAGCAGGGCGGCGACATGTCCGTGACCGGTGCCGGCAGGATGTCCGGCCACATGGACAATGCCATGAGCGGAAACAGAGGCGATGGCCAAGGGCAACGGGCCAACTTCCACCAGGCCGACCGGAACCGCGATGGAGCCCTGGACCGAAACGAATTCCACGGCAGCCGGGTCGGCAAGAATGGCTTCGAGGCCATGGATCAGAACCACGACGGCCGCGTCGATGCTCAGGAATGGTCCGACGCCCACGAGGCAAAGGCCGGCAAGACTTTCTAG